One Nocardia huaxiensis genomic window, AGACAAGGGGTTTCGATGTTGGAAGTCGTTCATCTGACCCGCCGTTTCGGCGACAATATCGCCGTGAACGAGGTGTCGTTCACCGTCGCGCCGGGCGCGCTGACCGGATTCGTCGGCGGCAACGGCGCGGGCAAGACCACCACCATGCGCATGATCATGGGCGTGCTGGCCGTGCACGGCGGCGAGATCCACTGGGAGAACCGGCCGGTGACCTTCGAGGATCGGCGCACCTTCGGCTACATGCCCGAGGAACGCGGCCTGTATCCCAAGCAGCCGCTGCTCGACCAGCTCGTGTATCTGGCCCGGCTGCGCGGACTTTCGGCCGGTGACGCCCGCCGCCGGGCGAGCGAGTTGCTGGAGCGCTTCGATCTGGGCGACCGCGCCAAGGATAAGCTGGAGTCGCTGTCGCTGGGCAATCAGCAGCGGGTGCAGATCGCGGCCGCCGTGATCGCGCAGCCGTCGCTGCTGATTCTGGACGAGCCGTTCTCCGGCCTGGATCCCACCGCCATCGACGCCATGGCCGATCTGCTCAGAGAGTATGCGGGACAGGGTGTTCCGGTGCTGTTCTCCTCGCACCAGCTGGATCTGGTGGAGCGGCTCTGCGACGACCTGGTGATCCTGGCCAAGGGCCGGGTCGTCGCCAGCGGTGCGGTGAAGGAGCTGGCGGGTAATGGCCCGGCCCGCTATCGACTCGTCTTCGACGGCGATCCGGGCTGGCTGGCGGGCTTCGGCGGGGTGCGCGTCCTCGAGGTGGACGGCGCGAGCATTCTGCTGGAGCTGACCGGCGCGACCATCGACGACCTGCTCACCGCCGCGCTGGGGCACGGCTCGGTGCGGGAGTTCGCCCCGGTGCGGCAATCGGTTTCGGAAATCTACCGGGAGGTGACGGCATGACCGGCGCGTGGCGCATCGTCGCCGAACGCGAGATCTCGGTGAAGCTGCGCGACCGCAACTTCATCGTCTCCACGCTCATCACCATCGTGGCCATTGTGGCGTCGCTGGCCATCAGCGGCATCGTGGCGAACCGGACCGAGCACATCTCGGTCGCGGTCAGCGGCACCGATTCCGGCCAGGTGGTCATGACGGCCAATGACCTGGCCGAGCAGGCCCGCAAGAAGGTCGATTTCACCGCCATGGCGGCCGTCGACGAGGCCACCGTGGAGCAGCGGGTGCGCGACGGCGACGCCGACGTCGGCCTGGTCCCGGCCGCGGGCGGCTGGCGGCTGATCGGCAAGACCGGCGAGAACGAGAACGCCTCCACCTATCTGGGCGGCGCGGTGCGTCAGATTGCCCTGCAGCGCAATGCGACTGCCGCCGGCACCTCCCTCGACCAGCTGGCGAGCGGCTCCGCGGTCACCTACGACGTCCTCGACGAGGGCGCGGTCGACACTGGCCTGGCCAAGGTGGTGGCCTTCATCATCGCCTTCCTCTTCTACCTGGCCTCGCTGCTGTTCGGCATGTCCATCGCGCAGAGCGTCATCGAGGAGAAGCAGAACCGCATCGTGGAAATCCTGGCGAGCGCGATCCCCGTGCGCCAGTTGCTGATCGGCAAGGTGGTGGGCAACACCATCATGGCCTTCGCCCAGCTGGCCGCCTTCGTCTGCGCCGGCCTGATCGGCCTGGCGGCCACCGGAAAATCCGCGCAGCTCGGCCAGATCGGCAGCGCCGCAGCCTGGTTCATCATCTTCTTCGTGGTCGGCTTCCTGGCCCTGGCCAGCCTCTGGGCGGTGGCGGGCGCCCTGGCCACCCGCACCGAGGACCTGCAGTCCACCTCGACTCCGCTGTCCATCCTCATCATGGCCGTCCTCTTCGCGGGAATCTTCCTCTCCGGCAAGGCCCTGACCATCGCGTCGTACGTCCCCATCGTCTCCACCGTGGCCATGCCCAGCCGCATCGCCGAAGGCACGGCGGCCTGGTGGGAACCCATCCCGGCCCTGCTGATCACCGCGGCCTTCACCTACGCCGTCGTCATGATCGCCGAAAAGCTCTACCGCCGCTCCCTCATGCAGACCCAGTCCCGCCTCACCCTCCGCCAGGCCCTGGCGGTCGAGGACTGATCGGTGCGCCTGGCCGATCAGTCCTTCGGGGCCGGATCGGCCAGGCGCACAACGCCGTCCAGGTAGCGGCGGCAGCGGCCGGACAGCCGGACGCGGTCGCCGGACAGGGTGCAGCGCAACGCGCCGCCGCGTTTGGAGAGCTGGCGGGCGGTGAGGCTGGTGCGGCCGAGTTCGCGGCTCCACAGGGGCGTGAGCTGGGCGTGGGCGGAGCCGGTGACGGGGTCTTCGGGGATGCCCTGGCCGGGGGCGAAGAAGCGGGAGACGAAATCGCTGGATTCGCCTGCGGCGGTGAGGATGACGCCGCGGTGCAGGGTGGGGAAGGCACCGAAGTCGGGGCGGGCGTCGCGGACCTCGAGTTCGGAGGTGACCATGAGGACTATGTCGGTGCCGTCGTAGACGCGCAGCGGGCGGACGCCGAGGGCGTGCGCGAGGGTTTGCGGAATATCGTCGTGCACATCGATTTCCACCGAGGTGGCGGTGGGGAGGTCGAGGACGAGATTGTCGTGGTCGCGGTCCACCCGCAGCCAGCCGGAGCGGGTGTAGAAGTGCACGCGGTCGGCGCCGGGATGCATGTCGTCGAGGATTTGCGCGGCGGCGGC contains:
- a CDS encoding ABC transporter ATP-binding protein; translation: MLEVVHLTRRFGDNIAVNEVSFTVAPGALTGFVGGNGAGKTTTMRMIMGVLAVHGGEIHWENRPVTFEDRRTFGYMPEERGLYPKQPLLDQLVYLARLRGLSAGDARRRASELLERFDLGDRAKDKLESLSLGNQQRVQIAAAVIAQPSLLILDEPFSGLDPTAIDAMADLLREYAGQGVPVLFSSHQLDLVERLCDDLVILAKGRVVASGAVKELAGNGPARYRLVFDGDPGWLAGFGGVRVLEVDGASILLELTGATIDDLLTAALGHGSVREFAPVRQSVSEIYREVTA
- a CDS encoding ABC transporter permease; its protein translation is MTGAWRIVAEREISVKLRDRNFIVSTLITIVAIVASLAISGIVANRTEHISVAVSGTDSGQVVMTANDLAEQARKKVDFTAMAAVDEATVEQRVRDGDADVGLVPAAGGWRLIGKTGENENASTYLGGAVRQIALQRNATAAGTSLDQLASGSAVTYDVLDEGAVDTGLAKVVAFIIAFLFYLASLLFGMSIAQSVIEEKQNRIVEILASAIPVRQLLIGKVVGNTIMAFAQLAAFVCAGLIGLAATGKSAQLGQIGSAAAWFIIFFVVGFLALASLWAVAGALATRTEDLQSTSTPLSILIMAVLFAGIFLSGKALTIASYVPIVSTVAMPSRIAEGTAAWWEPIPALLITAAFTYAVVMIAEKLYRRSLMQTQSRLTLRQALAVED
- a CDS encoding PhzF family phenazine biosynthesis protein — protein: MEVLLHQIDAFADEPFSGNPAAVMPLLSWLPDDLLQRLAEENNLAETAFYTSALPPDAGAPPDNSPAFHLRWFTPTVEVDLCGHATLAAAAQILDDMHPGADRVHFYTRSGWLRVDRDHDNLVLDLPTATSVEIDVHDDIPQTLAHALGVRPLRVYDGTDIVLMVTSELEVRDARPDFGAFPTLHRGVILTAAGESSDFVSRFFAPGQGIPEDPVTGSAHAQLTPLWSRELGRTSLTARQLSKRGGALRCTLSGDRVRLSGRCRRYLDGVVRLADPAPKD